ACCCCAGCCTGCGTCAGCCGGCTTCGTGCTACCAGCCGCCGGCCACGCGCGGTTTAGTATAATGCAGCGCGCACCAGGGCAAGGCGCCCAGGCACAACCGCGCCGCAGTTCACGTCTATAACTATAAGCAATGGGCCTGATCTAACACGACGTAGGCGGTGCATCGCGTTTCGGGCAGATTCCGCCTTCGGCAGAGCGGTATTATATCTTTTTGGTTTTCGGTGTTTGCGCTCTGCGAGCGCAAACACCGAAAACCATAGAACAGAAACGTACCATGCTGCCGCAGGCAAAAAGTGCCGACTGCGTAACGCGTGAGATCTAAACAGGAGGGGGCAATGCAGCCAGAAGCGAGTCAGCGCGCGATGACGGCATTTCAGGCATTCCTGGCGACACCGCTCGACGCTACGTTGAGCAGGCATACCACCACATCGCCGCCTCAGGCAGCGCTCGAGCTCTTTCACAATGTTGCGGCCAGCGTGCCGGCCTACCGCGCGTTTCTGGCCGAGCATGCCATCGCGCCCGGCGATGTGCGCAGCCCGGCCGACTTCGCGCGCCTGCCGCTGGTGACCAAGGCCAACTACCTGCACCGCTACACGCTGGCCGATCTGTGCCGCGGCGGTAACCTGGCCGGCTGCGACTTTGTCGCGGTCTCGTCGGGCTCAACCGGCCAGCCAACCTTCTGGCCACGCTTCGTCGCCGACGAGTTCCAGATCGCGCCACGCTTCGAGCAGGTGTTCCGCGACAGCTTCCACGCCGACGAACGGCGCACGCTGGCGGTGGTGTGCTTCGCACTCGGCACCTGGGTTGGCGGCATGTTTACCGCTAGCTGCTGCCGTTACCTGGCCGCCAAGGGCTACCCGATCACGGTGATTACGCCCGGCAACAACAAAGACGAGATCCTGCGCGTGGTGGCCGAGCTCGGCCCGGCCTACGACCAGGTGGTGCTGCTAGGCTACCCACCCTTCCTGAAAGACATCGTCGACGCCGGGCGGGCGCGCGGCCTCGACTGGTCGCGCTTCGCGATCAAGCTGGTCCTGGCCGGCGAGGTGTTCAGCGAAGAGTGGCGCACGCTGGTGGGCGAGCGCACCGGCAGCACCAACCCCAACGCCGACTCGGCCTCGCTGTACGGCACGGCCGATGCCGGCGTGCTAGGCAACGAGACGCCGCTGAGCGTGTGCGTGCGACGCTGGCTGGCCGATCACCCGGCCGCAGCCGCCGCGCTGTTCGGCGAGCCGCGCCTGCCGACGCTGGTGCAGTACGACCCGCTGAGCCGCTTCTTCGAGGTACACGCGGGCACACTGCTGTTCACCGGCGACAACGGCATCCCGCTGATCCGCTACCACATCGCCGACAACGGCGGGCTGATCGGCTACGACGAGCTGCTGGCGTTCCTGGCCGGCCACGGCTTCGACCCACTGGCGGCGCTGGGGGCGGGTGCGCGCGGCGCGCGGCGGCTGCCGTTCGTATATGTATTCGGCCGATCACACTTCACGATCTCGTACTTCGGCGCGAATATCTACCCCGAGAATGTGACGGTCGGGCTCGAGCAACCGGCGATCAAAGAATGGGTCACCGGCAAATTCGTGCTCGAGTCGCGCGAGGATGCCGACCGCAACCGCTACCTGGCGATCACGGTCGAGCTGGCGCCGGGGGTGGCGCCCGACGCAGCCATGGCCCAGGCGATCGGCGAGTCGATCCTCGTGCAGCTGCGGCGGCTCAACAGCGAGTTCGCCAACTACGTGCCGGCCGAGTACCAGCCGCCGCGCGTGATGTTGCGGCCAACCGGCGATCCCGAGTACTTCCCGGTTGGTGTGAAGCACCGCTACACGCGCGGGCCGGGCTAATGCTTCACCGCAGGCGCGCCGTGGCGAGCCACGAGCGTTGACGTTGTAACTTGCGCGTGCTACTATGCCGGCAGAATCAACCTGGCTGCTATCGAAGGAGATCGTATGAAACTGCACGAGTATCAGGCGCGTGATATTCTGGCGCGCTACGGCATACCCGTCACCGGCGGCGGTGTGGCCGCCACGCCGGCCGAGGCGCGCGCGATAGCCGAGCAGATCGGCGCCAAAGTTGTGGTGAAGGCCCAGGTATTCGTCGGCGGGCGCGGCAAGGCCGGCGGCGTGAAGCTGGCCGACACCCCCGCACAGGCCGAGCAGGTGGCCGGCCAGATCCTGGGCATGAACATCAAGGGCCTGACTGTCGAGAAGGTGCTAGTGGCTGAGGCGATCAGCTACGAGCGCGAGATCTACCTCGGCGTGGTGATGGATCGCGCCAGCAAGCGGATCGTGCTGATGGCCTCGGCCGAGGGCGGCGTCGAGATCGAAGAGGTAGCCCGCACCAACCCCACCGCGATCGTGAAGGTGGCCGCGCACCCAACCCTGGGCCTCCAGCCGTTCCAGGCCCGCGAGCTGGCCTTCGGCATCGGCCTGACCGACGGCAAGCAGGCGCGCCAGTTCGCCCAGATCGCCAACGCGCTGTATAAGGCCTACATGGACACCGACGCCAACCTGGCCGAGATCAACCCGCTGGTGGTGCTGCCCTCGGGTGCGCTCCAGGCGCTCGACTCGAAGATTGTGCTGGACGACTCGGCGCTGTTCCGCCACGCCGACCTCGAGGCCATGCGCGACTCGTCGGATGAGCCCGAGGCCGAACGGCAGGCGCGCGAGGCCGACATCACCTTTATCAAGCTCGACGGCACGATCGGCTGTATGGTCAACGGCGCCGGCCTGGCCATGGCTACCATGGATGTGGTCAAGCTCTACGGCGGCGAGCCGGCCAACTTCCTCGATATCGGCGGCGGCGCGGGCAAAGACAAGGTCAAGGCCGCGCTGCAGATCATCCTGGCCGACCCGAATGTCAAGGCGGTGATGTTCAATATCTTCGG
The sequence above is drawn from the Candidatus Kouleothrix ribensis genome and encodes:
- a CDS encoding phenylacetate--CoA ligase family protein, whose protein sequence is MQPEASQRAMTAFQAFLATPLDATLSRHTTTSPPQAALELFHNVAASVPAYRAFLAEHAIAPGDVRSPADFARLPLVTKANYLHRYTLADLCRGGNLAGCDFVAVSSGSTGQPTFWPRFVADEFQIAPRFEQVFRDSFHADERRTLAVVCFALGTWVGGMFTASCCRYLAAKGYPITVITPGNNKDEILRVVAELGPAYDQVVLLGYPPFLKDIVDAGRARGLDWSRFAIKLVLAGEVFSEEWRTLVGERTGSTNPNADSASLYGTADAGVLGNETPLSVCVRRWLADHPAAAAALFGEPRLPTLVQYDPLSRFFEVHAGTLLFTGDNGIPLIRYHIADNGGLIGYDELLAFLAGHGFDPLAALGAGARGARRLPFVYVFGRSHFTISYFGANIYPENVTVGLEQPAIKEWVTGKFVLESREDADRNRYLAITVELAPGVAPDAAMAQAIGESILVQLRRLNSEFANYVPAEYQPPRVMLRPTGDPEYFPVGVKHRYTRGPG
- the sucC gene encoding ADP-forming succinate--CoA ligase subunit beta, whose amino-acid sequence is MKLHEYQARDILARYGIPVTGGGVAATPAEARAIAEQIGAKVVVKAQVFVGGRGKAGGVKLADTPAQAEQVAGQILGMNIKGLTVEKVLVAEAISYEREIYLGVVMDRASKRIVLMASAEGGVEIEEVARTNPTAIVKVAAHPTLGLQPFQARELAFGIGLTDGKQARQFAQIANALYKAYMDTDANLAEINPLVVLPSGALQALDSKIVLDDSALFRHADLEAMRDSSDEPEAERQAREADITFIKLDGTIGCMVNGAGLAMATMDVVKLYGGEPANFLDIGGGAGKDKVKAALQIILADPNVKAVMFNIFGGITRVDEVAKGIIAALDEVPTDVPMIARLVGTNEEAGRAILAESKLLPAATLADAAQKAVAAAQAR